A window of the Podospora bellae-mahoneyi strain CBS 112042 chromosome 6, whole genome shotgun sequence genome harbors these coding sequences:
- the TRP4 gene encoding anthranilate phosphoribosyltransferase (BUSCO:EOG09262N10; COG:E; EggNog:ENOG503NWSM), translated as MSSQTATAPAELPPVDIKPLLSRLWPVGHPDTVSPDEIANAISYFFTNQVSDVQAGSLLMCLHFTGLDRQAEVLSRTAQAMLKSAAKIDVDELRKVVDSRRRPEGDYQGGLVDIVGTGGDSHNTFNISTTSSILASSLLLIAKHGNKASTSKSGSADLLNCMTPLPPKISLITPSTISLLYSRSNYGFLFAPVFHPGMKYVAPIRRQLPWRTIFNLVGPLANPTDISSPPLLEARMIGVARKDIGPVFASALVMAGAKKAMVVCGDEELDEISCAGETLCWRIVDGKTENFRLHPRDFGLPAHPLSEVSPGKEPQENAAILTRILNGEVPDDDPILHFVLINTAALFVVAGVTEAETSDMGYGDDGKVITERGPGGGRWKEGVRRARWAVKSGEAARQWARFVEVTNSFPEE; from the exons ATGTCGTCGcaaacagcaacagcccCCGCCGAGCTCCCCCCAGTCGACATTAAACCTCTTCTCTCTCGACTCTGGCCAGTAGGCCACCCAGACACCGTCTCCCCCGACGAGATCGCCAATGCCATCTCCtacttcttcaccaaccaagTCTCCGATGTCCAAGCCGGCTCCCTGCTCATGTGCCTGCACTTCACCGGCCTCGACCGCCAAGCAGAAGTGCTCTCTAGGACGGCGCAAGCCATGTTGAAATCAGCCGCCAAAATCGACGTAGATGAGCTTCGCAAAGTAGTCGACTCCCGCCGGCGACCAGAAGGCGACTACCAAGGAGGCCTT gtCGACATAGTCGGCACAGGAGGCGACTCCCACAATACATTTaacatctccaccacctcttccatcctcgcctcctccctcctcctcatcgccaaaCACGGCAACAaagcctccacctccaaatcCGGCTCggccgacctcctcaactGCATgactcccctcccccccaaaatctccctcatcaccccctccaccatttCTCTTCTGTATTCCCGTTCCAACTACggcttcctcttcgcccCGGTATTCCACCCAGGAATGAAATACGTCGCCCCCATCCGCCGCCAGCTCCCCTGGAGAACAATCTTCAACCTTGTCGGCCCCCTAGCAAACCCAACtgacatctcctccccccctctcctcgaAGCACGCATGATCGGTGTAGCGCGTAAAGACATCGGTCCTGTCTTCGCCTCTGCCTTGGTTATGGCCGGAGCAAAAAAGGCAATGGTCGtttgtggtgatgaggagctAGATGAGATTTCTTGTGCGGGGGAGACGCTCTGCTGGAGGATTGTGGACGGGAAAACGGAAAATTTCCGGTTGCATCCGCGAGACTTCGGGCTGCCAGCTCACCCACTTAGTGAGGTCTCTCCGGGCAAGGAACCGCAGGAGAATGCGGCGATTCTGACGAGGATTCTGAACGGGGAGGTGCCGGATGATGATCCGATTTTGCATTTTGTGCTGATCAACACGGCGGcgttgtttgttgttgcggGGGTTACCGAGGCGGAGACGAGTGATATGGGGTATGGGGATGACGGGAAGGTCATTACTGAAAGGGggccgggaggggggaggtggaaggaagGAGTTAGAAGGGCGAGGTGGGCGGTCAAGAGcggggaggcggcgaggcAGTGGGCGAGGTTTGTCGAGGTTACAAACTCGTTTCCCGAAGAGTAG
- a CDS encoding hypothetical protein (EggNog:ENOG503P3UV), with product MDFAPYQSSPPEHTRSPSNSTTAGSPRTSLDTTRRGAFSPSNYQHRPPANSPPPLQHPQPQRAWSGDNVGRYQSPLAANVWTSGDSYQNETGNGVASSAMGDYFSSLGAREGMVSEFDTSLGLRLDYEACLAYLAFPPLGGILLLILERKSDYVRFHAWQSSLLFTGLFVLHLLFSWSSFLSWVMFLGDLVLIGWLVWNAYRDADTLDRYEVPIVGRIASRILDDE from the exons atgGACTTTGCACCCTATCAGTCCTCCCCACCAGAGCACACCCGCTCCCCatccaacagcaccaccgctGGGTCTCCGCGAACGTCGCTCGACACCACACGCAGGGGAGCGTTTTCCCCGTCCAACTACCAACACCGTCCACCAGCGAACTCACCCCCGCCGCTTCAACACCCGCAGCCGCAGAGGGCGTGGAGCGGGGATAATGTAGGGCGATATCAGAGTCCGCTGGCGGCAAACGTGTGGACGAGCGGGGATTCGTATCAGAACGAGACCGGGAACGGGGTGGCGTCGAGCGCGATGGGGGATTACTTTAGCAGTctgggggcgagggaggggatggtaTCGGAGTTTGATACgagcttggggttgaggcTGGATTATGAGGCTTGTCTGGCGTATTTGGCGTTTCCGCCGCTGGGGGGAATATTGCTGTTgattttggagaggaagagtgaTTACGTCCGGTTTCATGCGTGGCAGTCGAGCTTGCTTTTCACGGGGCTGTTTGTCCTGCATTTGCTGTTTAGCTGGTCGAGTTTCTTGAGCTGGGTGATGTTTTTGGGGGATTTGGTGTTGattgggtggttggtgtggaATGCGTATCGGGATGCTGATACGCTGGATAG GTATGAGGTGCCGATTGTCGGACGGATAGCGAGCAGGATTCTCGATGATGAGTGA
- a CDS encoding hypothetical protein (EggNog:ENOG503NYM1; COG:J), whose protein sequence is MPPRLRSTASARGLTAAVKPSRPSAALLRPSTPAVTSAARQYATVSRGLSLPDDYVPPTKPPTARPGETRKAQLLRTYTSLLRTTPVVLLFQHNNLTAEEWIAVRRELKAALDAVPATGDASADIASKAKIQVVRTSIFDVAMKLVEFFDPSKVEPTSAPTATGKRVKVTYNHDLSKAAWKAVKSVTMGETKIPETSTYAQLSALMVGPVAAFTLPAVSPQHLAAALSILAPSPPQFPAPTRKKNPGYHEPITQSALQKLLLIGARIEDKAFDMEGIKWVGGIENGLDGLRAQLVHMLQSAGMGLTSTLEGAGKTLWLTMESRRTVLEEEQNESRPCRPSIKLSKLFPPTKAHPSLTPLPSFATHRPAFLVGGLPRNTTRRPLFTILIGPPLHIVDLQQARSLVVFWCVLASFKQARQC, encoded by the exons ATGCCACCAAGATTACGATCCACAGCGTCGGCCCGCGGCCtgactgctgctgtcaaACCCTCCAGACCATCTGCTGCTCTCCTGcgcccatcaaccccagcaGTGACCTCGGCCGCTAGACAATATGCGACGGTATCTAGAGGCCTGAGCCTCCCCGACGACTATGTCCCTCCCACAAAACCGCCCACGGCCCGTCCTGGCGAGACCCGGAAGGCCCAGCTACTCCGAACATatacctccctcctccgcaccACCCCCGTGGTTCTCCTGTTCCAACACAATAACCTGACTGCCGAGGAATGGATTGCTGTTAGACGGGAACTCAAGGCCGCTCTTGACGCTGTACCAGCTACGGGAGATGCGTCTGCCGATATTGCCTCCAAGGCTAAGATCCAGGTCGTCAGAACAAGTATCTTCGATGTCGCCATGAAGCTGGTCGAGTTCTTCGATCCCTCGAAAGTCGAGCCCACCTCTGCTCCTACTGCTACCGGCAAGAGGGTAAAGGTCACGTACAACCACGATCTTTCCAAGGCTGCCTGGAAGGCCGTCAAGAGTGTCACCATGGGCGAGACTAAGATTCCCGAAACCTCCACATACGCTCAGCTTTCGGCTCTTATGGTCGGTCCTGTGGCGGCGTTCACTCTCCCAGCTGTGTCGCCTCAacatcttgctgctgccctcaGCATTCTCGCCCCCAGCCCTCCACAGTTCCCTGcgccaacaagaaaaaagaacccCGGTTATCATGAACCTATCACCCAGAGCGCCCTGCAGAAGTTGCTGCTCATTGGTGCCCGGATTGAGGACAAGGCGTTTGATATGGAGGGCATCAAGTGGGTTGGTGGCATCGAGAATGGTCTGGATGGTCTGCGTGCCCAGCTTGTGCACATGCTCCAGAGCGCGGGCATGGGTCTCACCTCGACGCTCGAGGGTGCGGGCAAGACGCTCTGGCTCACGATGGAGAGCAGGAGAActgtgttggaggaggagcagaacG AGTCTAGACCATGCCGGCCAAGTATCAAGCTTTCTAAGCTCTTTCCCCCAACCAAGGCCCACCCAAGTCttacacccctcccctcgtTCGCAACCCACCGTCCCGCTTTCCTGGTCGGCGGTCTCCcccgcaacaccacccgcAGACCACTGTTCACGATATTAATCGGACCACCGCTGCATATCGTCGACCTTCAACAGGCTCGCTCGCTGGTGGTATTTTGGTGTGTGTTGGCGAGCTTCAAACAAGCCAGACAGTGTTAG
- the RPT5 gene encoding 26S proteasome regulatory subunit 6A (COG:O; EggNog:ENOG503NV1G), whose protein sequence is MSTLEDLAGLTSRRDDDDKKKDEKKDDKSKRQGDGDAEMKDAEPEEDVLDEEILALATEDINTRRRLLDNDARIMRSEYQRLTHEKQTMLEKIKENKEKIDNNRQLPYLVGNVVELLDLDPTAESSEEGANIDLDAIRVGKSAVIKTSTRQTIFLPLIGLVDPDKLQPADLIGVNKDSYLILDTLPAEYDSRVKAMEVDEKPTEKYSDVGGLDKQIDEIIEAIVWPMKEAERFKKIGIKAPKGCLMYGPPGTGKTLLARACAAQTDATFLKLAGPQLVQMFIGDGAKLVRDCFALAKEKAPAIIFIDELDAIGTKRFDSEKSGDREVQRTMLELLNQLDGFASDDRIKVIAATNRVDVLDPALLRSGRLDRKIEFPYPNEEARAQILKIHSRKMKVDENVNWGELARSTDEFGGAMLKAVCVEAGMIALRMGKNKIGHEHYVDAIAEVQSKKKDTVNFYA, encoded by the exons ATGTCTACTCTCGAGGACCTTGCTGGTCTGACCAGCCGCcgcgatgacgacgacaaaAAGAAGGACGAAAAGAAGGACGACAAGAGCAAGAGACAAGGGGATGGCGATGCCGAGATGAAGGATGCCGAgcccgaggaggatgtgctcGACGAGGAGATTCTGGCTCTTGCCACAGAGGACATCAACACTCGCCGCCGACTTCTCGACAATGACGCCAGAATCATGAGAAGCGAGTACCAGCGGTTAACGCATGAGAAGCAGACTATGctggagaagatcaaggagaacaaggagaagattgaCAACAACAG ACAACTGCCCTATCTTGTTGGCAATGTCGTTGAGCTCTTAGACCTCGACCCCACCGCCGAATCATCCGAAGAGGGCGCCAACATCGACCTGGATGCTATCCGCGTTGGTAAATCGGCCGTGATCAAGACATCGACTAGGCAAACGATCTTCTTACCCCTCATCGGTCTCGTCGACCCAGACAAGCTGCAGCCTGCCGATCTTATCGGTGTGAATAAGGACTCGTATCTTATTTTGGACACTCTGCCGGCTGAGTATGACAGCAGAGTCAAGGCGATGGAGGTTGACGAGAAGCCCACGGAGAAGTACAGcgatgttggtggtttggacAAGCAGATCGATGAGATCATCGAGGCTATTGTCTGGCCGatgaaggaggccgagaggtTCAAGAAGATTGGTATCAAGGCTCCAAAGG GATGCTTGATGTACGGCCCCCCAGGTACCGGCAAGACGCTCTTGGCCAGAGCGTGCGCTGCGCAGACTGATGCCACTTTCCTCAAGCTTGCCGGTCCCCAATTGGTGCAGATGTTcattggtgatggtgccaaGCTTGTGAGAGATTGCTTCGCTCTggcgaaggagaaggccCCTGCGATTATCTTCATTGACGAGTTGGATGCCATTGGTACCAAGCGTTTCGACAGTGAGAAGAGTGGTGACCGTGAAGTCCAAAGAACCATGTTGGAGCTTCTCAATCAGCTGGATGGCTTCGCCTCGGACGACCGCATCAAGGTCATCGCCGCCACAAACAGAGTGGATGTCCTCGACCCTGCGCTGCTGCGTTCCGGCCGTCTTGATCGCAAGATTGAGTTCCCGTATCCCAACGAGGAGGCCCGGGCTCAGATTCTCAAGATCCACTCCCGCAAGATGAAGGTGGATGAGAACGTCAACTGGGGCGAACTGGCGCGCAGCACAGACGAGTTTGGTGGTGCCATGCTCAAGGCTGTTTGTGTTGAGGCTGGCATGATTGCCCTGCGGATGGGGAAGAACAAGATTGGGCATGAGCACTATGTCGATGCCATTGCTGAAGTAcagtccaagaagaaagac ACGGTCAACTTTTATGCGTAA